In Ptychodera flava strain L36383 chromosome 21, AS_Pfla_20210202, whole genome shotgun sequence, a genomic segment contains:
- the LOC139121993 gene encoding methyltransferase-like protein 27 produces MNVKDCDAEETLKDIRNLDEKATSTEVKEFYDKWSHRYDEDCIQLGWYGPKHVAVGLSKLVPGKNARILDCAAGTGLVGQELKRLGYERIDALDISLEILDKAREKLIYENVICAKLGPDPIAGIHEDSYDAVVCSGAFGIGHLDDGCFLEWIRILKKGGVICIAANVDDKQAIEGPVLSDLLENGSLELIQKCHLNTYVKNLKGTYYAFKK; encoded by the exons ATGAATGTCAAGGATTGTGATGCAGAAGAGACTTTGAAGGACATACGCAATTTGGATGAAAAAGCCACAAGCACTGAAGTAAAGGAATTCTACGACAAATGGAGCCACAGATATGACGAG GATTGCATTCAACTTGGATGGTATGGGCCAAAGCATGTCGCCGTGGGTTTATCAAAGCTGGTACCTGGAAAAAATGCAAGAATACTGGACTGTGCCGCTGGAACTGGTCTTGTAGGACAAGAG CTAAAACGTCTTGGATATGAAAGGATCGATGCACTTGATATCTCATTGGAAATTCTTGACAAGGCAAGAGAAAAACTAATCTACGAGAATGTAATATGCGCTAAACTTGGACCTGACCCGATTGCAGGAATTCATGAAG ACTCGTATGATGCAGTAGTTTGCAGCGGGGCATTCGGCATTGGACATCTGGATGATGGTTGTTTTCTAGAATGGATACGAATTCTTAAAAAAG GTGGTGTAATCTGTATAGCCGCAAACGTAGATGATAAGCAAGCAATTGAAGGCCCTGTTTTATCAGATCTGCTGGAAAACGGTTCATTAGAACTAATCCAGAAATGTCATTTGAATACTTATGTAAAGAATCTGAAAGGTACATATTATGCTTTTAAAAAGTGA